From a single Gavia stellata isolate bGavSte3 chromosome 5, bGavSte3.hap2, whole genome shotgun sequence genomic region:
- the FGL1 gene encoding fibrinogen-like protein 1 encodes MKILIMVDFVLAASLMDATGSSDPQNCFQEQIRLQGQVRLLEHRVKQQQLKIIQLLEKKEIQYSDRGDEKSVIDLGGKRQYSDCAEIYNDGHKQSGFYKLKPIQSPTEFLAFCDMSEGGGWTVFQRRSDGSQNFNRVWTDYEEGFGNFVLTNGEYWLGNKNLHYLTNQGNYTLRIDLTDFEGERRFAQYARFGVAGEEHSYEMSCGEYSGTAGDSLTGGFHPEVKWWADHRGMKFSTRDRDNDNYEGNCAEEEKAGWWFNRCHSANLNGLYYKGPYTAKTDNGIVWYTWHGWWYSLKSVVMKVRPADFEPNTV; translated from the exons GATCCACAGAACTGTTTTCAAGAGCAGATACGACTTCAGGGCCAGGTGAGGCTTCTGGAACATCgtgtgaaacagcagcagttaaAAATTATACAACttttagagaagaaagagaTTCAGTACAGTGACAGAGGAGATGAAAAGAGTGTCATTGACTTGGGAGGAAAAAGACAGTATTCAG ATTGTGCAGAAATCTACAATGACGGCCATAAGCAAAGTGGATTTTATAAGCTGAAACCTATCCAGAGTCCTACTGAATTCCTTGCCTTCTGTGACATGTCTGAAGGGGGTGGTTGGACTGTTTTTCAGAGACGTTCTGATGGCAGCCAGAATTTTAATAG AGTCTGGACTGACTATGAAGAAGGCTTTGGaaattttgttttgacaaaTGGTGAATATTGGCTTGGAAATAAAAACCTTCATTATTTGACTAATCAAG GGAACTATACTTTAAGAATTGATCTAACTGATTTTGAAGGGGAACGGCGTTTTGCACAATATGCAAGATTCGGAGTTGCAGGTGAAGag CATTCTTATGAGATGAGCTGTGGTGAATACTCTGGCACAGCTGGTGATTCCCTCACTGGTGGATTTCATCCTGAAGTAAAATGGTGGGCTGATCATCGAGGAATGAAATTCAGTACTAGAGACAGGGACAATGACAACTATGAAGGGAACTGTGCTGAAGAGGAGAAGGCTGGCTGGTGGTTTAACAG GTGTCACTCTGCCAACTTGAACGGTTTGTACTACAAAGGCCCCTACACTGCGAAGACCGACAACGGGATTGTTTGGTACACTTGGCACGGGTGGTGGTATTCTCTGAAATCCGTGGTCATGAAGGTCAGACCTGCAGACTTTGAACCTAATACTGTTTAA